In one Chryseobacterium camelliae genomic region, the following are encoded:
- a CDS encoding tetratricopeptide repeat protein produces the protein MKMIKMNTKSLFLGLLFAGGLSLVSAQTTTQTANSNATAKTSQPGNSATIEGLKKQVEANPKDADALAKLATAYQEASDWKNAVDTWKKISVLLPDWAPSYYSQAYAYQSAKDDVNAKIAYEKYITTVKPEEVEQNKKNLAYAYFYLAFSEQKSDPNKAKEHIAKSIQYDPTNEDAVKLSKVLNS, from the coding sequence ATGAAAATGATTAAAATGAACACAAAAAGCCTTTTTTTAGGTTTGTTATTCGCAGGAGGTTTAAGCTTAGTAAGCGCTCAGACAACAACGCAAACAGCTAACAGCAATGCTACGGCAAAAACATCCCAACCCGGAAATAGCGCCACCATTGAGGGGCTTAAAAAACAAGTTGAAGCCAATCCGAAAGATGCTGATGCCTTAGCAAAATTAGCAACAGCTTACCAGGAAGCTTCAGACTGGAAAAATGCAGTTGACACCTGGAAAAAAATATCGGTTTTATTACCCGATTGGGCTCCTTCATATTATAGTCAGGCCTATGCTTATCAGTCAGCAAAAGATGATGTAAATGCAAAAATTGCCTATGAAAAGTATATTACGACTGTAAAACCGGAAGAAGTAGAACAGAATAAGAAAAACTTAGCATATGCTTATTTTTATCTTGCTTTTTCGGAGCAGAAAAGCGACCCTAATAAAGCAAAAGAGCATATTGCCAAATCAATACAATACGATCCTACTAATGAGGATGCTGTAAAGCTCAGCAAAGTTTTAAATTCATAG
- a CDS encoding YdeI/OmpD-associated family protein yields MKNLFTAQLEIIGINPFVFVPDEILQEIFETSGRNKSPIPVKGTVNGKEFTQNLMKYLGEWRLYINMIMLKDSPKRIGETLEICVEYDGSDRTISIHPQLDKAIQENPVALKNFESLIPSRRLELIRYINNLKTEASIQRNVEKIIRHLHGEADFFGKKIN; encoded by the coding sequence ATGAAAAACTTGTTTACAGCACAACTGGAAATCATCGGGATCAACCCCTTTGTTTTTGTTCCTGATGAAATTTTACAAGAAATTTTTGAAACATCAGGAAGGAATAAAAGCCCGATTCCTGTAAAAGGTACTGTAAATGGAAAAGAATTTACACAAAACCTCATGAAATATCTGGGTGAGTGGCGATTGTATATTAATATGATCATGCTGAAAGACTCTCCCAAAAGAATAGGAGAAACATTAGAAATCTGTGTTGAATACGATGGTTCGGACAGAACAATCTCCATTCATCCTCAACTGGATAAAGCGATACAGGAAAACCCGGTTGCATTAAAAAATTTTGAAAGCTTAATTCCTTCGAGGAGATTAGAGCTTATCCGCTATATCAATAATCTTAAAACTGAAGCAAGCATCCAGAGGAATGTTGAAAAAATCATCCGACATTTACATGGTGAAGCCGACTTTTTCGGCAAGAAAATAAATTAA
- the fsa gene encoding fructose-6-phosphate aldolase, whose protein sequence is MKFFIDTANLEQIKEAKDLGILDGVTTNPSLMAKEGIQGAEAIKNHYKTICEIVDGDISAEVLSTTYEEMIKEGEELAAIHPNIVVKIPMIKDGIKALKYFSDKGIKTNCTLIFSPGQALLAAKAGATYVSPFLGRLDDITTDGLNLIQEIRLIFDNYMYETEILAASIRHSMHIIDCAKIGADVITSPLPPILSLLKHPLTDSGLAQFIADSQKLA, encoded by the coding sequence ATGAAATTTTTTATTGACACAGCCAATTTAGAGCAAATTAAAGAAGCTAAGGATCTTGGAATTTTAGATGGTGTTACTACCAATCCTTCATTAATGGCAAAAGAAGGAATCCAGGGAGCTGAAGCGATCAAAAATCATTACAAAACAATTTGCGAAATCGTAGACGGAGATATTTCAGCGGAAGTTCTTTCAACTACTTATGAAGAAATGATCAAAGAAGGGGAAGAATTGGCAGCAATCCACCCGAATATCGTGGTAAAAATCCCAATGATTAAGGATGGTATCAAAGCATTAAAGTATTTTTCTGATAAAGGAATCAAAACCAACTGTACGTTGATTTTCTCTCCGGGGCAAGCTCTTTTGGCAGCTAAAGCAGGTGCTACTTATGTTTCTCCTTTCCTGGGAAGATTAGATGATATTACTACTGACGGATTAAATTTAATCCAGGAAATCAGATTGATTTTTGACAATTATATGTACGAAACTGAAATTTTAGCAGCTTCTATCCGTCACTCAATGCATATTATCGACTGTGCTAAGATTGGTGCAGATGTTATCACGTCTCCACTTCCTCCGATCTTGAGCTTGTTGAAACACCCGTTAACAGACAGCGGATTGGCTCAGTTTATTGCAGATTCTCAGAAATTAGCTTAA
- a CDS encoding GLPGLI family protein, protein MKRIIFGVFSFFSVFMAAQNQRFIYEYKFVTDSTDRNKTDQEIMYLDIAKKGSKFYSKKIFAADSIREDRIAKGMRDFSGIDYGKISFAVEKSYPDYNVLFFNPLEVDYYKVTDQRKMDWKILPEKEKIGEFNAQKAKTEFAGRQWTAWFVPDLPIQDGPYKFHGLPGMIIKIEDKTQSHSFVLKGIAKIPNNREWKSDSEKKILGSLVEVDPDQYKKQFVDHRNNPNKGMRQMMSGNAKVNIIDESGKPLDPEKLFREREKKAKEENAKNNNVLELYLLK, encoded by the coding sequence ATGAAGAGAATTATTTTTGGAGTTTTTTCATTTTTCAGTGTTTTTATGGCGGCTCAGAATCAAAGGTTTATTTATGAATATAAATTTGTGACAGATTCTACAGATAGAAATAAAACGGATCAGGAAATCATGTACCTGGATATAGCTAAAAAAGGATCGAAGTTTTACAGCAAAAAAATCTTTGCCGCAGATTCAATAAGAGAAGACAGAATCGCAAAAGGCATGCGGGATTTCAGTGGAATAGATTATGGAAAAATATCTTTTGCCGTTGAAAAATCATACCCGGATTACAATGTTTTATTTTTTAACCCATTGGAGGTGGATTATTATAAGGTGACTGACCAGAGAAAAATGGATTGGAAAATCCTTCCGGAAAAAGAAAAAATCGGTGAATTTAATGCTCAGAAAGCAAAAACAGAATTTGCAGGGAGACAATGGACGGCCTGGTTTGTCCCTGATCTTCCTATCCAGGATGGTCCCTATAAATTTCACGGACTTCCGGGAATGATTATTAAAATAGAAGATAAAACCCAATCTCATTCTTTTGTGCTGAAAGGGATTGCAAAAATTCCCAATAACAGGGAATGGAAAAGTGATTCGGAAAAGAAAATCTTGGGAAGCCTTGTTGAAGTAGATCCCGATCAATATAAAAAACAGTTTGTTGATCACCGAAATAATCCAAACAAAGGGATGCGCCAGATGATGTCCGGAAATGCAAAAGTAAATATCATAGACGAAAGCGGAAAGCCTCTGGATCCTGAAAAATTATTTAGAGAACGGGAAAAGAAAGCGAAAGAAGAAAATGCAAAAAACAATAATGTTCTTGAGCTGTATTTACTTAAATAA
- a CDS encoding GLPGLI family protein — MKKILVLSCIILGVAMNAQVNRFFYEYKFIPDSNDKADIKTEMMLLDIDQQGSSYYSQDKYVSDSTQRADLEKQMRSGSGNISINRREKPGQVTFKVTKDYPDFKTYLFRSISTDQYKIKEDKKPEWKILSDKQKIGEYTAQKATTNYGGREWVAWFASDLPFQDGPYKFYGLPGLIVKIEDITGSHSMTLVGNKVIQNKTEEKETSLPENIKVFGMGGKEIEVTKDQFRKVWKAYVNDPTKNMREMMMKNGGDSNNRMVFKTRTADGKEISDPNQVFREMEKRTKEALAKNNNPIEPDLVN, encoded by the coding sequence ATGAAGAAAATTTTAGTTTTAAGTTGCATTATATTGGGAGTTGCGATGAATGCTCAGGTGAATAGATTTTTTTATGAATATAAATTTATTCCGGATTCAAATGACAAGGCAGACATTAAAACAGAAATGATGCTGCTTGATATTGATCAGCAAGGATCTTCCTATTACAGTCAGGACAAATATGTTTCAGACTCAACACAGAGGGCAGATTTGGAAAAGCAGATGAGATCCGGTTCCGGAAATATCAGCATCAACAGAAGGGAAAAACCGGGGCAGGTTACGTTTAAAGTAACCAAAGATTACCCTGACTTTAAAACCTATCTTTTCAGAAGTATTTCGACGGATCAATACAAAATAAAAGAAGATAAAAAACCTGAATGGAAAATACTTTCCGATAAACAAAAAATTGGTGAATACACCGCCCAAAAAGCGACAACCAATTATGGAGGAAGAGAATGGGTAGCCTGGTTTGCAAGTGATCTTCCTTTTCAGGATGGACCTTACAAATTTTACGGATTACCGGGGTTAATTGTTAAAATTGAAGATATTACAGGATCTCACAGTATGACTTTGGTCGGAAACAAGGTGATCCAGAATAAAACGGAAGAAAAAGAGACATCTTTACCTGAAAACATTAAAGTGTTTGGGATGGGCGGAAAAGAAATTGAAGTCACCAAAGATCAGTTCAGGAAAGTCTGGAAAGCCTATGTAAATGATCCTACTAAAAACATGAGAGAAATGATGATGAAAAATGGAGGAGATTCGAATAACAGAATGGTATTCAAAACAAGAACAGCTGATGGAAAAGAAATTTCAGATCCTAATCAGGTGTTCAGGGAAATGGAAAAAAGAACCAAAGAAGCTCTGGCAAAAAACAACAATCCTATTGAACCGGATTTAGTAAATTAA
- a CDS encoding M56 family metallopeptidase — MEVVLYILKVIICSGVLLGYYYLSLKDKTFHHYNRFYLLFSILISLLLPMIKLENFTIEVNQNIYMLIDTVQNFSTAENANTHENLYYTLAFSVLGIISVYFLGKFIYGTFKIHELKGKFERENIEGINFYRTDLTDAPFSYFKNLFWKNSITLNSEIGKQILKHEMVHIEQKHTFDKIILEIITSVFWFNPFYHLIKKEINLIHEYLADKKAVKQSDTKAFAQMLLASHFSGVELPATSPFLSSNLKKRLTMLQQSQTKFGYARRILALPVVFTVAFAYMVNAKNKEIAKTNLEIEKSVSQIKKDTIRPNANEVLFNEQLKKGDFYNDALRKDHERISKISQQISEKSAEIQKMVKSKKTDTPEFEAKQNEMEALSERIDEIVNSDHYKKNLKALEDHYGNVEKYYDSPEFKMKIEEAEKRAKEAEAMVNSPEFKRKIAEAEKAVKKAEAMVNSPEFKRKIKQAEKEARKAGKKAVKIGETAQKDLETFYKDAEKKSQDDVTQTKKMQNLHQKASNKSNFAIFRIDNSLNRIGDVNGVQVEDNKKSPVGKTALFMINVDVPELYVNGKKVSREEFMAYQSDPKDINLPANIKVFKVDRVAGDNNRSYAKRMEIITN; from the coding sequence ATGGAAGTAGTGCTCTATATTTTAAAAGTGATTATTTGTTCAGGCGTTTTATTGGGATATTACTATCTCTCGCTCAAGGACAAAACCTTTCACCATTACAACCGGTTTTACCTGTTGTTTTCGATACTGATTTCCCTTTTGCTTCCCATGATTAAGCTTGAAAATTTTACCATCGAGGTAAATCAGAACATCTATATGCTGATCGATACAGTGCAGAACTTTAGCACGGCAGAAAATGCGAATACCCATGAAAACTTATATTATACACTTGCCTTTTCAGTTTTAGGCATCATTTCCGTATATTTTTTAGGAAAATTCATTTATGGAACCTTTAAAATCCATGAGCTGAAAGGTAAATTTGAAAGAGAAAACATAGAAGGAATCAATTTTTACCGTACCGATCTTACCGATGCTCCTTTTTCCTATTTTAAAAACCTTTTCTGGAAGAATTCCATTACGTTGAATTCGGAAATCGGAAAGCAGATTTTAAAACATGAGATGGTTCATATCGAGCAGAAGCACACGTTTGATAAAATCATTTTGGAGATTATAACTTCGGTATTCTGGTTCAATCCGTTCTATCATTTAATAAAAAAAGAAATTAATTTAATCCACGAATATCTGGCTGATAAAAAAGCCGTAAAACAATCGGATACCAAAGCATTTGCGCAGATGCTTTTAGCAAGTCACTTTTCCGGAGTAGAGTTACCTGCGACGAGTCCGTTTCTAAGTTCCAATCTTAAAAAACGCTTAACAATGTTACAACAATCACAGACAAAGTTCGGGTATGCGCGAAGAATTTTAGCCTTACCGGTAGTATTCACAGTTGCTTTTGCCTATATGGTGAATGCGAAGAACAAAGAAATAGCCAAAACCAATCTTGAAATAGAGAAATCAGTTTCTCAGATTAAAAAAGACACCATACGACCAAATGCTAATGAAGTTCTTTTCAATGAACAGCTGAAAAAAGGAGATTTTTACAATGATGCTTTGAGAAAAGATCATGAAAGAATTAGCAAAATAAGCCAACAAATCAGTGAGAAGAGTGCGGAAATTCAAAAAATGGTAAAATCTAAAAAAACAGATACGCCGGAATTTGAAGCCAAGCAAAATGAAATGGAAGCTTTATCTGAGCGGATTGATGAAATTGTAAATTCAGATCACTATAAAAAGAACCTGAAAGCTCTCGAAGACCATTATGGTAATGTTGAAAAATACTATGATTCTCCTGAGTTCAAAATGAAGATTGAAGAGGCAGAAAAACGGGCGAAAGAAGCGGAAGCTATGGTAAATTCTCCTGAGTTTAAAAGAAAGATAGCAGAAGCCGAAAAAGCAGTGAAAAAAGCAGAAGCTATGGTGAATTCCCCAGAATTTAAGAGGAAAATAAAGCAGGCTGAAAAGGAGGCAAGAAAAGCGGGGAAAAAAGCTGTAAAAATAGGAGAGACAGCACAAAAAGATCTTGAAACATTCTATAAGGATGCCGAAAAGAAAAGTCAGGATGATGTAACTCAGACTAAAAAAATGCAAAATTTGCATCAAAAAGCAAGCAATAAAAGCAATTTTGCGATCTTTAGAATAGATAATTCTTTAAACAGGATTGGTGATGTAAACGGTGTTCAAGTTGAAGATAACAAGAAATCTCCTGTAGGAAAAACCGCTTTATTTATGATTAATGTTGATGTGCCTGAATTATACGTTAATGGAAAAAAAGTGAGCAGGGAAGAATTTATGGCTTATCAAAGTGATCCGAAAGATATCAATTTACCCGCAAATATTAAGGTTTTTAAAGTAGATCGTGTAGCAGGTGACAACAACAGGTCTTATGCTAAAAGAATGGAGATTATCACAAATTAA
- a CDS encoding M56 family metallopeptidase gives MEALLYILKVIICSGVLLGYYYLSLKDKTFHHYNRFYLLFSILISLLLPMIKLEDFTIEVNQNIYMLIDTVQNFSTAENTNTHENLYYTLAFSALGIISVYFLGKFLYGTFKIHELKGKFERENIEGINFYRTDLTDAPFSYFKNLFWKNSIMLNSDIGKQILKHEMVHIEQKHTFDKIILEIITSVFWFNPFYHLIKKEINLIHEYLADKKAVKQSDTQAFAQMLLASHFSGVELPATSPFLSSNLKKRLTMLQQSQTKFGYARRILALPVVFTVAFAYMVNAKNKEIAKTNLEIEKAVSQIKKDTIRPDRSKTEQIRIYRKTNDEKKVAELGKKIEEKSKALKKLKPETQEFDKHVEEIAQLSGEITKITNSEEFQKPLTRIKLNGKEMNVDELLKSDQWKIQMKDMKDFKFEMPDFPEFEKSVFIVPSPPNAPDAPQVRVFKHNNVFRYPVYGKKAEREMKKARKLAEKAREAGEKARWNDEKARSEGDKIRKSISYDFNYTQPTVMKITANSMMKSLDGNSFSASGISKMNGDTGISKIYINGKDAWNENMKVIIDGKESSKDDMKLLKGDQIESISIKKNTENGKMTVGEISINTKKKDGL, from the coding sequence ATGGAAGCATTACTCTATATCTTAAAAGTGATTATTTGTTCAGGCGTTTTACTGGGATATTACTATCTCTCGCTCAAAGACAAGACCTTTCACCATTACAACCGGTTTTACCTGTTGTTTTCGATACTGATTTCCCTTTTGCTTCCCATGATTAAGCTTGAGGACTTTACCATCGAGGTAAATCAGAACATCTATATGCTGATCGATACAGTGCAGAACTTTAGCACGGCAGAAAATACGAATACCCATGAAAACTTATATTATACACTTGCCTTTTCAGCTTTAGGAATCATTTCCGTATATTTTTTAGGAAAGTTCCTCTACGGAACCTTTAAAATCCATGAACTGAAAGGTAAATTTGAAAGAGAAAACATAGAAGGAATCAATTTTTACCGTACCGATCTTACCGATGCTCCTTTTTCTTACTTTAAAAACCTTTTCTGGAAGAATTCCATCATGTTGAATTCAGACATAGGAAAGCAGATTTTAAAACATGAGATGGTTCATATCGAGCAGAAGCACACGTTTGATAAAATCATTTTGGAGATCATAACTTCGGTATTCTGGTTCAATCCGTTCTATCATTTAATAAAAAAAGAAATTAATTTAATCCACGAATATCTGGCTGATAAAAAAGCCGTAAAACAATCGGATACCCAAGCATTTGCGCAGATGCTTTTAGCAAGTCACTTTTCCGGAGTAGAGTTACCTGCGACGAGTCCGTTTCTAAGTTCCAATCTTAAAAAACGCTTAACAATGTTACAACAATCACAGACAAAGTTCGGGTATGCGCGAAGAATTTTAGCCTTACCGGTAGTGTTCACAGTTGCTTTTGCCTATATGGTGAATGCGAAGAACAAAGAAATAGCCAAAACCAATCTTGAAATAGAGAAAGCAGTTTCTCAAATTAAAAAAGATACGATACGACCTGATCGTTCAAAAACTGAGCAAATTAGGATTTACAGAAAAACAAATGATGAAAAAAAAGTAGCGGAACTGGGTAAAAAAATCGAAGAAAAAAGTAAGGCACTTAAAAAATTAAAGCCTGAAACTCAAGAATTCGATAAGCATGTAGAAGAAATAGCACAGCTTTCCGGAGAGATTACTAAAATTACCAACTCGGAAGAATTTCAAAAGCCTTTAACAAGAATAAAGTTGAATGGTAAAGAGATGAATGTTGATGAACTCTTAAAGTCAGACCAATGGAAAATTCAGATGAAAGATATGAAAGACTTCAAATTTGAAATGCCTGATTTTCCTGAGTTTGAAAAATCCGTATTTATTGTTCCTTCGCCGCCAAATGCTCCTGACGCTCCACAAGTAAGGGTTTTTAAGCACAATAATGTATTCAGATATCCTGTTTACGGCAAAAAAGCTGAGAGAGAAATGAAAAAGGCCAGAAAACTAGCTGAAAAAGCCAGAGAAGCCGGTGAAAAAGCAAGATGGAATGATGAGAAAGCTAGGTCAGAAGGTGATAAAATAAGAAAGTCTATTTCTTATGATTTCAATTACACCCAGCCTACAGTAATGAAAATTACGGCAAACTCAATGATGAAAAGTCTTGATGGGAATAGTTTTTCAGCTTCAGGAATTTCTAAAATGAATGGTGATACAGGAATTTCTAAAATTTATATCAATGGAAAAGATGCTTGGAATGAAAATATGAAAGTTATTATTGACGGAAAAGAATCTTCGAAAGACGATATGAAACTATTGAAAGGCGATCAGATAGAATCTATCAGTATCAAAAAGAATACGGAAAACGGGAAAATGACAGTCGGGGAAATTTCTATCAATACGAAGAAGAAAGACGGCTTATAA
- a CDS encoding BlaI/MecI/CopY family transcriptional regulator — protein MKIQTLTKAEEQVMQYVWKIEKGFLKDILDLFPDPKPHTNTVSTILKVLKDKEFVDYNVIGRQHEYYPLVSKEQYSGKTMKSLVKNYFKGSYKSAVSFLVEKNEMSVEDLEMLLNELKKKS, from the coding sequence ATGAAAATTCAAACTCTTACAAAAGCTGAAGAACAGGTAATGCAATATGTATGGAAAATAGAAAAGGGATTTTTAAAAGACATTCTTGATTTATTTCCTGATCCTAAACCTCATACCAATACAGTTTCCACCATACTGAAAGTATTGAAGGATAAAGAATTTGTTGATTATAATGTGATCGGAAGACAGCACGAATATTATCCTTTGGTTTCCAAAGAGCAATATTCGGGAAAGACGATGAAAAGTCTTGTGAAAAATTATTTTAAAGGCTCCTATAAAAGCGCAGTTTCTTTTTTAGTGGAAAAAAATGAAATGAGTGTGGAGGATTTGGAAATGTTATTAAATGAGCTTAAAAAGAAAAGCTAA